The proteins below come from a single Limosilactobacillus reuteri genomic window:
- a CDS encoding ABC transporter ATP-binding protein gives MALEINKLVGGYSQIPVLKDVSFDVQPGELVGLIGLNGAGKSTTLNHVIGLLRPFSGSIKINGLTIQANPEEYKKEIAYVPETPILYDELTLREHIDLTIMAYELDHDEAWQRATKLLKLFRLDNKLDWFPANFSKGMKQKVMICCAFMTKAKLLIIDEPFYGLDPLAVHDLLDLIEQKKKEGVAVLMSTHVLDTAQRYCDRFVLLADGKVRAHGTLDELRAAGNHAGESLDEIYLHLAKGDRNE, from the coding sequence ATGGCTTTAGAGATAAATAAACTTGTTGGTGGATATTCCCAGATTCCTGTGTTGAAGGATGTCAGCTTTGATGTCCAACCAGGTGAATTAGTTGGTTTGATTGGACTAAATGGTGCCGGAAAGTCAACAACGCTAAACCACGTTATTGGCTTGCTGCGACCATTTTCAGGATCGATTAAAATTAATGGTCTTACTATTCAGGCTAACCCGGAAGAATATAAAAAGGAGATCGCCTATGTTCCCGAAACGCCAATTCTTTATGATGAATTGACCCTCCGTGAGCATATTGATTTAACGATTATGGCGTACGAGTTGGACCACGATGAAGCATGGCAACGGGCGACAAAACTATTAAAACTTTTTCGGCTGGATAATAAGCTCGATTGGTTCCCCGCTAACTTCTCTAAGGGGATGAAGCAAAAGGTAATGATCTGCTGTGCCTTTATGACGAAGGCTAAGCTGCTGATTATCGATGAACCATTCTATGGGTTGGACCCTTTGGCAGTTCATGACTTGCTAGACCTGATTGAGCAAAAGAAGAAGGAGGGCGTTGCGGTTTTGATGTCGACCCACGTCCTTGATACGGCGCAACGGTATTGTGACCGCTTTGTCCTATTGGCAGATGGAAAAGTCCGGGCACATGGAACCCTCGATGAATTGCGAGCTGCTGGGAATCATGCCGGCGAATCCTTAGATGAGATTTACTTGCATCTTGCAAAGGGTGATCGTAATGAATAA
- a CDS encoding HIT family protein: MDNNCIFCKIINGEIPSYTVYEDDVVKAFLDISQGTPGHTLVIPKKHVPDLFVYDADLAAQVFSRIPKIARAVKASNPAIKGMNVVNNNGEVAYQSVFHSHFHLVPRYTSDDDFKMIFKDNSGNYNDEKYKEIQQSIIDQMKED; encoded by the coding sequence ATGGACAATAATTGTATTTTCTGCAAAATCATTAACGGTGAGATTCCTAGCTACACAGTCTACGAAGATGACGTTGTAAAGGCCTTTCTTGATATTTCGCAAGGAACTCCTGGTCACACCCTCGTCATTCCTAAGAAGCACGTTCCCGATTTATTTGTCTACGATGCTGATCTCGCTGCCCAAGTATTTTCCCGTATCCCCAAGATTGCACGGGCAGTCAAGGCTTCTAACCCAGCTATCAAGGGAATGAACGTGGTTAACAATAACGGTGAAGTCGCTTATCAATCTGTCTTCCATTCCCACTTCCACTTGGTTCCACGGTACACTAGCGATGATGATTTTAAGATGATTTTTAAGGACAATTCTGGTAACTACAACGATGAAAAGTACAAAGAAATCCAACAATCAATCATCGATCAAATGAAAGAAGACTAG
- a CDS encoding peptidylprolyl isomerase: MKSKKLIAIIAGAALMMPLAACGNKAVATTSGGKITESEYYSSMKQTSAGKQVLQQMILDKVLEKQYGKEVSDKQVNAQYNTYKNEYGSDFNAYLQSQNLTEKSLKQQIRSNLLLTAAARHYSHITNKQINKQWTKYQPKVQTATILVGSKSDAEDIINQLNDSSNKYKTFKKLAKSKSTDSQTKNNGGKLPAFDNTDNQLDSAYKKAAFKLKTGEYTTTPVKTDDGYQVIYMIEHPAKGKKSQHINDLKNQIVQENMNNQNFMRKVVSNVLKKGNVSIKENDVKNILDDYLNSSATTSSSSNNSSSTSSNK; the protein is encoded by the coding sequence ATGAAATCCAAAAAGTTAATTGCTATCATTGCGGGGGCCGCATTGATGATGCCGCTTGCTGCCTGTGGAAATAAAGCAGTCGCTACTACTAGCGGCGGTAAAATCACTGAGAGCGAATACTACAGCAGCATGAAGCAAACCAGTGCTGGTAAGCAAGTGCTTCAACAAATGATCTTAGATAAGGTTTTGGAGAAGCAATACGGTAAAGAAGTCAGTGATAAGCAAGTTAACGCGCAATATAATACCTACAAGAACGAGTACGGTTCAGACTTTAATGCTTATCTTCAAAGTCAAAACTTAACTGAAAAGTCATTGAAGCAACAAATTCGGTCAAACTTACTCTTGACTGCAGCTGCTCGTCATTACTCCCACATTACTAACAAGCAAATCAATAAGCAATGGACCAAGTACCAACCTAAAGTTCAAACTGCGACGATCCTTGTTGGTAGTAAGTCTGATGCTGAAGATATCATTAACCAATTAAATGACTCCAGCAACAAGTACAAGACTTTCAAGAAGCTTGCTAAGTCCAAGTCAACTGATAGTCAAACCAAGAACAACGGTGGTAAGCTTCCAGCCTTTGATAATACTGATAACCAACTTGACTCAGCTTACAAGAAGGCTGCCTTTAAGTTGAAGACGGGTGAATATACTACGACCCCAGTTAAGACTGATGACGGCTACCAAGTAATTTACATGATCGAACACCCAGCTAAGGGTAAGAAGAGTCAACACATCAATGACTTGAAGAACCAAATCGTTCAAGAAAACATGAACAACCAAAACTTCATGCGGAAGGTTGTTTCAAACGTCTTGAAGAAGGGTAACGTTTCAATCAAGGAAAACGATGTTAAGAATATCCTTGATGACTACCTTAACTCAAGCGCCACTACAAGCAGCTCCAGCAATAACAGCAGCAGTACTAGCTCAAATAAGTAA